The Streptomyces sp. NBC_00659 genomic interval CGGCGACGGCCCGCTGCTCGACCCCGCGTACGGGAGGGCCGAGGGTGACCCAGGCGAGGTCGAGCCCGTGGTCGGCGAGCGCGTCGAAACAGCTCCGGCTGGAGTTCTCGGTCTGGAACTCCAGGCTCACCTTGGGGTACCGCCCCCGGAACTCGACCACGGCCTCGGCCATGAAGTGCCGCACGGTGGTGCCGCCGGTGGCGATCCGCACCGTACCGCCGCCCCCGCGCGCCAGCTCGTCGAGCCCGCGCAGCGCGAGGTCGAGCCCGGCGATGCCGTCGGCGGCGGCCCGTTCGAGGAGCCGCCCGGCGCGGGTGGGCACCACGCCCCGGGCCTGCCGCTCGACGAGCCCCAGCCCGACCTCGCGTTCCAGCCGGCGTACGTGCTGGCTCACCGCCGACTGCGTGCAGCCCAGTTCCCGGGCCACCGCGCTCAGGCTCCCGGCCCGGCAGACGGCGACGAACACACGAAGATCATCCAGGGTCACGGCCCCAAGGTACCTGTGGACCGGTGGAGTTGGCCGATCAGGCTCGGGTCTTGTCGAGCAGCTCGACGATCTCCTCGCTCGTGCCGGTCTCGCCGAGGCGGGGGAAGATCCGCTCGACGCTGTTGCGGTGCGTCTCGGGGTCGATGTCGGACATGGCGTCGGTGGCGAGGGTGACGTGGTAGCCGTGTTCGTGGGCGGCGCGCGCCGAGGACTCCACGCCGATGCTGGTGGCGATGCCGGCCAGCACGATCTGGGTGATCCCGCGGCGGCGGAGCTGCAGGTCGAGGTCGGTGCCGTAGAAGGCGCCCCAGTTCCGCTTGGTCACGGTGATGTCCCCGGGGTGCCCGGCCAGGTCGTCGACGATGACGTCCCAGCCCTCGGGGAAGGAGCGGCCGGGGCCCTGGCCGTCGATCCGGCCGTGTACGGCGTCCGCGCCGTCGGCGGCGGCGGTGACCCGGACGAGGACGACCGGGAGGCCGTGGCCGCGGAAGGCGTCCGCGAGCCGGACGGAGCGCTCCACGACGTCGGCGGCGGCGTGCGGGGCGAGGCCCGGGTTGCCGACGATGCCGTGCTGAAGGTCGATGAGGACGAGCGCGGTGCGGGGGTCGAGCGTGGTGACTGCCATGGTCAGGCCTTTCGGGGGGGGGTGAGATCGCGAAGGGATCGGTCGATGAGGGTCACCGCCAGGAGCAGCACCGCTCCGGCGAGCATGAAAAGGGCCAGATGGTGCAGGCCGCCGGTGTCGGCGCCGTGCGTGAAGAAGGCGGCGTCGGCGGCGGAGGCGGCCATCGCGCCCAGGTAGGTGAAGGTGCGCAGCAGTCCGGCCGCGGAGCCCATCCGGGCGGGGTCGGCCTGCCGGTACAGGGCGTTCTGATTGGCCAGGCCATTGAGACCCTGCGGAACGCCCATCAGGGCGCCGACGCCGGCCAGCAGCCAGATCGCACTGGTGGAGTTCATCGTCAGCAGCACCAGGCAGCCCGCGATCTGGACGAGACTGCCGACCACGAGCTTGCCGCGGACGGCTTCCCGCCGTCCGGTGACGCCGGAGACGACGAGTCCGCTCAGCGACAGCGGCAGCAGGACCAGCCCGGCACCGGCAGCGTGCAGCCCGCGCCCCTCCTCCATCCACTGTGTGAACCCGTAGAGGAAGGCGTACGCGGTGGTGTAGCCGAGGAACTGGCGCAGGAAGGTGGCGAGCATCGGTCCGTTGCCGCCGAGCACCCGCAGGTCGATGAACGGGGCCGGAACGCGGAGTTCCCGCCGGGCGAAGGCGGCCCCGGCGACGAGCGCGAGCACCGGCAGGTACCAGTCGGCGGCCCGCGGTCTCATCAGGAACAGCATCAGAGCGACGAGCAGCGCGGTGAACAGGGCCATGCCGACGAGGTCGACACCGCGCGAGGCGGACGCTGGTGACTCCTCCGGTGCTGGCTTCGCGGCTTTCGGCAGCCGCAGGGTTCCGAGGACCAGACAGGCCAGGGACAGGGGCACGTTGACGAGGAAGATGGTGCGCCAGCCGCCCACGCCGATGAGCAGGCCGCCCAGCGTCGGCCCGACCACGGCGACGGTCTGCGCGGAGACGGCGAGCGCGGTCAGCACGCCGGCCGGGCTGCTCTGCCCGGTGCGTTCCGCCTCGCTCCGGGTCAGGTGCATCGCGGCGGGATACGCGGCCGAGGTGCCGAGTCCGAGCAGCACCCGGGCGGCGACCAGCGCGCCGAGATCCGGGGAGAGGGCGCCGAGGAGTCCGGCGACGCCCACCATGGCCGTACCGACGAGGTAGAGGCGGCGGGGCCCGTACAGGTCGACGAGACGCCCGATGACGGGCTGCCCCACCGCGGTGGCGAGATACAGCCCGGAGACCAGCCACGCCGTCTCCGCCGGGGACGCTCCGAGCGCCCTGCCGATCGGCACCAGCGCCACGGCGATCATCGAGGAGTTGACGGGGTTCAGTACGGACCCGAGGACCATCGGGGCGATCAGCCGACGGTCGAAGCGGTCGGGCGGGCGGTGACGTGCGGGGGTGATCCGGTGCTGGAGCCAGTCGCGGAGGGTGGCCATCACGACCGGGTGAGCCGTTCCAGCAGTGCCATGGCCTCGATGACGGTCTGCCGCTCGTCCTCAGTGCAGCGCTCCTCGAAGGCTCGGGCGAGCCACTCCGAACGGGCCTGCCGGGTGCCTTCGACGCGCTCGCGCCCGGCATCCGTGAGCGTCACCAGCTGACGCCGGCCGTCCCCGGGGTCGGGGTTGCGCTGGATGAGTCCGAACTGGTCGAGGGCCGCGAGCGTGGCGGCCATCGACTGCGGGCGCACCCCTTCGGCCGCCGCCAGCGCACTGGCCGTGGCGGCCCCGCTCTTGCTCACCAGGGTGAGCGCGGAGATCTGGGAGGGCGTGAGGTCCTGCGCCTCGGACACCTCGCGGATCCGCCGCCGGAGCAGGCTGAACGCGACCCGAAGATCCTGCGCGGCCCGCGCCGCGGAATCCGAGACGCCCGCTTCGTTCGACCCCTTGCCGCTCACATCCATACCGCCACGGTAGATCGCCCAGCCCAAACTGTCCAGTTCAAACTGTACAGTCCAGCCTGTTCAATTTGTCGCCCCTACGACGGGCGGGATTCACCGTCCGCCACCCCTGCCGCGGGCGAGATTCCCACCCTTACTGGAACAGGCGTTCGGAACACCCGTTCGCGTGAAGTCCCGGAAGGAACTCGCACCTCAAAATCGAACAGGCGTAGCATTGCCGCCGTGGCTGCGACCTATGACTTTCCAAGTGACCTCCTCGCCGGTCAGGAGGAGCTGCACCAGGTCCGGGCCGAGCTGCTGGCCCTGCTGAAACGACTCCCCTGGTCGGTGGAGCCGCTGGACGGCTTCAGTGACACCGGTGGCTGGCGCAAGGTGGAGCGCCCCGCTTCCCCCGGCTGGACCGACGACGAACAGGCCGAGGTGGAAAAGCTCCGGCAGCGCGAGCGCGAGCTCACCGTGTTCGTGTCCGGCCACCGCTTCTGGTCGGAGATCACCCCTCCGGACAAGGTGGACGCCCGGATGCGACTGAAGCACACACGCGACACTCCGCCCTGAGGCGACGCGGGCCGCTTCGTCGCGGGTCCGCGTCCCCTACGAGGGCGCCCCGGCAAGCCGGCCGGCCACGCCGCCGTGATGCGAGCACGTACCTCGCCGGTGCGCGGAATAGCTGTACGTACCGTCGCCGCACAGCTCTTCCTGTCCTCCGCCGTCGGCCGAGGTCTCTGATTCCGTGATGCCGGCGTCCGCCCGACCGTTCGACGCCTTCGAGTCGGCGCCTTGCGACACTGCAGCGGTGCCGACGCTGATCCTGGCGAGGAAGGGGGAACGTGTGCTTCTTATCGGCGTGCTCGCACTGACAGCGGGCGGCGCGCTCCTCGTGGTGGCCGGTGGCTACCGCGGCGCGGACGTATGGGTAGGGGACTGGGCGGACGTGACGTTCTCACCGCGCTACCGGACCCCTTGGGGGACGCCTTGGAAGAGCCTCGGACGCATGAGACTGCAATGCGGGTTCCTGGGAGCCGGGTTGGCGATTCCGGGTCTGGTGACGTTGACCCGCTGAGAGCGCACTGTGCGAGCCGCCTCCCGCCGGCATGCCGGTCACGGTGCTCGGCGCGTGCGCTCCTGAACCTCTTCGGACGCAGGCCGGGCAACGGCAGTTGGGCTCGCTGGGCGTGTGCTCGATGCCGGCCGACGGCTCGCGGCGGACGACCAAGGCCACGACTCCCGGCTTCATGTTCTTTTAGAAACCGGGGAGTTGGCGGAGCAAGCGCCCAGAGGCCGGACCCGGGCTCACGATCTCCGGCACACCGGCAGCACTCTCCCTGCCCCCGGCGGCGCCACCACCCGCGAGCCGATGCACCGCAAGCAGTCGTCAGCGCCGGTCATTCTCGCGTGGCCGTTCCGCACCCCGCGTCGCCGGCTTCCCGCATACGTGTTTCCATCGACTTGCTCCGGTTGTAGGGATCGACCTCAGGGCCGTCTCCTGGGCTCGAAGTCGCGCGCTCCGCCTCGAACTTGGGGGTGAGGTAACCGGTGAAGGTGTCGCAGCCGCCGTTGGTGCTGTCCACCTTGTAGGAGACGAAGGAGAACGTACCCGGCTCGATGACGACCTTCGCCGGGTCGTCCCAACTCATCACGACCTCGCGGCGCACGATCGTGCGCACGACTTCGTCGCTTCCCGCTGCGGCGCGTACGACCGGATATACGTACGTGACATCGGTGGTCACCTCGACCGCACCGCGCTTGCCCTCTCGGTAGGTGATCCGCCCCCGTGTCTTGACCACATCCCCGACAAGCCGGACCTTCGACTTCTCGAACCGGCTGAACAGCAGCAGAGGATCGTTCTCACGGCTCGGCGAACGGAACGCGGTCGCCAGGAAG includes:
- a CDS encoding hydrolase → MAVTTLDPRTALVLIDLQHGIVGNPGLAPHAAADVVERSVRLADAFRGHGLPVVLVRVTAAADGADAVHGRIDGQGPGRSFPEGWDVIVDDLAGHPGDITVTKRNWGAFYGTDLDLQLRRRGITQIVLAGIATSIGVESSARAAHEHGYHVTLATDAMSDIDPETHRNSVERIFPRLGETGTSEEIVELLDKTRA
- a CDS encoding LysR family transcriptional regulator, with the protein product MTLDDLRVFVAVCRAGSLSAVARELGCTQSAVSQHVRRLEREVGLGLVERQARGVVPTRAGRLLERAAADGIAGLDLALRGLDELARGGGGTVRIATGGTTVRHFMAEAVVEFRGRYPKVSLEFQTENSSRSCFDALADHGLDLAWVTLGPPVRGVEQRAVAELPWVLAVHADHELAARERIEARELAGLRIVGLPERSTSRAHLDAAYRELGIPTGTSDTSVADWDTAILLAELGLGHAVVPALPGLPGPGHPCLRFLPVPALPPLAVGWAVRRWDALSPAAHAFADTVARHCSGAGTAAGD
- a CDS encoding MarR family winged helix-turn-helix transcriptional regulator — encoded protein: MDVSGKGSNEAGVSDSAARAAQDLRVAFSLLRRRIREVSEAQDLTPSQISALTLVSKSGAATASALAAAEGVRPQSMAATLAALDQFGLIQRNPDPGDGRRQLVTLTDAGRERVEGTRQARSEWLARAFEERCTEDERQTVIEAMALLERLTRS
- a CDS encoding DUF3761 domain-containing protein yields the protein MSQGADSKASNGRADAGITESETSADGGGQEELCGDGTYSYSAHRRGTCSHHGGVAGRLAGAPS
- a CDS encoding MFS transporter produces the protein MATLRDWLQHRITPARHRPPDRFDRRLIAPMVLGSVLNPVNSSMIAVALVPIGRALGASPAETAWLVSGLYLATAVGQPVIGRLVDLYGPRRLYLVGTAMVGVAGLLGALSPDLGALVAARVLLGLGTSAAYPAAMHLTRSEAERTGQSSPAGVLTALAVSAQTVAVVGPTLGGLLIGVGGWRTIFLVNVPLSLACLVLGTLRLPKAAKPAPEESPASASRGVDLVGMALFTALLVALMLFLMRPRAADWYLPVLALVAGAAFARRELRVPAPFIDLRVLGGNGPMLATFLRQFLGYTTAYAFLYGFTQWMEEGRGLHAAGAGLVLLPLSLSGLVVSGVTGRREAVRGKLVVGSLVQIAGCLVLLTMNSTSAIWLLAGVGALMGVPQGLNGLANQNALYRQADPARMGSAAGLLRTFTYLGAMAASAADAAFFTHGADTGGLHHLALFMLAGAVLLLAVTLIDRSLRDLTPPRKA